In Ensifer canadensis, a genomic segment contains:
- a CDS encoding MFS transporter — MAISADRAADKPGTTRLGIAGWMLFDWAAQPFFTVITTFIFGPYFVSRLTEDHAIGQAMWGYTLTISGIIIAILSPVLGSIADATGPRKPWIGFFAIIKIVSLAMLWFAAPGSPIIYAVIFMVLATVAAEFSIVFNDSMMTRLVDEKDIGRISNIAWGLGYLGGMIVLIAVVALLAGNPETGKTALGIDPLFGLDPAKGEDARITGPISALWYLVFIIPMFLFTPDATKATMSLAGATRTGLRELKGTLGELRQRRGILRFLIARMIFQDGVNGLLALGGTFAAAMFAWQTMELGIYGIILNVVAIGGCLYASKLDARLGSKTIVIASLVCLIIATLGIVSTGPGFTFFGLLPLPTDDSGGIFGTAAEKAYIVYGLLVGIAFGPVQASSRSYLARSVSLDEAGRYFGLYALSGRATSFLAPASVATITLMTGSARIGMMALVVFLVLGFLILLRTPYPANAGHTKAAASWGRDGSEE; from the coding sequence TTGGCGATTTCGGCGGACAGGGCTGCAGACAAGCCGGGAACGACCCGTCTCGGCATTGCCGGATGGATGCTGTTCGACTGGGCGGCCCAACCGTTCTTCACGGTGATCACCACCTTCATCTTCGGCCCCTACTTCGTTTCCCGGCTGACTGAGGATCATGCTATCGGCCAGGCGATGTGGGGCTATACGCTCACCATTTCCGGCATCATCATCGCCATTCTCTCCCCGGTTCTCGGCTCGATCGCCGACGCCACCGGACCGCGCAAGCCGTGGATCGGCTTTTTCGCCATCATCAAGATCGTATCGCTGGCGATGCTCTGGTTTGCCGCCCCCGGCTCACCGATCATCTACGCCGTCATCTTCATGGTGCTGGCCACCGTCGCTGCCGAATTCTCGATCGTGTTCAATGATTCGATGATGACGCGACTTGTGGACGAGAAGGACATCGGCCGCATTTCCAACATCGCCTGGGGCCTCGGCTATCTCGGCGGGATGATCGTGCTCATCGCTGTCGTGGCGCTTCTTGCCGGAAATCCGGAAACCGGCAAGACCGCTCTCGGCATCGATCCGCTGTTTGGGCTCGATCCGGCAAAGGGCGAGGACGCGCGCATCACCGGGCCGATATCGGCGCTCTGGTACCTCGTGTTCATCATTCCGATGTTCCTGTTCACGCCGGATGCGACCAAGGCGACCATGTCGCTTGCAGGGGCGACCCGAACGGGACTGCGCGAACTGAAAGGCACACTCGGCGAACTCAGGCAAAGGCGCGGCATCCTGCGCTTCCTCATCGCCCGCATGATCTTTCAGGATGGGGTCAATGGCCTGCTGGCACTGGGCGGCACCTTCGCCGCCGCCATGTTCGCCTGGCAAACCATGGAACTCGGCATCTATGGCATCATCCTCAACGTCGTTGCCATCGGTGGCTGCCTCTATGCAAGCAAGCTCGATGCCCGGCTCGGTTCAAAGACCATCGTGATCGCCAGCCTGGTCTGCCTGATCATTGCCACGCTTGGCATCGTCTCGACAGGACCGGGCTTCACCTTCTTCGGTCTGCTTCCCCTGCCGACGGACGATTCGGGCGGCATCTTCGGCACTGCAGCCGAGAAGGCCTATATCGTCTACGGCCTGCTCGTCGGTATCGCCTTCGGGCCGGTTCAGGCGTCGTCGCGCTCCTATCTGGCGCGCAGCGTCAGCCTGGACGAAGCAGGGCGCTACTTTGGTCTCTATGCACTTTCCGGCCGTGCGACGTCGTTTCTTGCGCCCGCGTCGGTCGCCACGATCACGCTCATGACCGGCTCCGCCCGCATCGGCATGATGGCGCTCGTCGTCTTCCTCGTCCTCGGTTTTCTGATCCTGCTGCGCACGCCTTATCCGGCGAATGCCGGACATACGAAAGCCGCCGCGTCCTGGGGACGCGACGGCTCTGAGGAATAA
- the purH gene encoding bifunctional phosphoribosylaminoimidazolecarboxamide formyltransferase/IMP cyclohydrolase — protein sequence MAVASKKIPAPNEVPVRTALLSVSDKTGVVELARALHEKGVRLVSTGGTHKALSQAGLPVSDVAELTGFPEVMDGRVKTLHPGVHGGLLAIRDDAEHQAAMSAHGITAIDLAVINLYPFEEVRAQGGDYPTTVENIDIGGPAMIRASAKNHAYVTIVTDPADYPVLLEELAAGATTYAFRQKMAAKAYARTAAYDAAISNWFAEALDTPMPRHRVLGGVLKEEMRYGENPHQKAGFYVTGENRPGVATAKLLQGKQLSYNNINDTDAAFELVAEFLPEKAPAVAIIKHANPCGVATAPTLVEAYRRALACDSTSAFGGIIALNQMLDAETAEAIVKLFTEVIIAPEVSDEAKAVIARKPNLRLLTTGALPDPRIPGLSAKTVSGGLLVQTRDNGMVEDLELKVVTKRAPTAQELEDMKFAFKVAKHVKSNAVVYAKDGQTAGIGAGQMSRVDSARIAAIKAEEAAKALGLATPLTRGSAVASEAFLPFADGLLSAIAAGATAVIQPGGSMRDEEVIAAADEHGVAMVFTGMRHFRH from the coding sequence ATGGCTGTCGCCTCCAAGAAAATTCCCGCCCCGAACGAGGTTCCAGTCCGGACCGCTCTTCTTTCCGTGTCCGACAAGACCGGTGTCGTCGAGCTTGCCCGTGCGCTGCATGAAAAAGGCGTACGTCTGGTTTCGACCGGCGGCACCCACAAGGCACTGTCGCAGGCGGGGTTGCCAGTCAGCGACGTCGCCGAACTCACCGGCTTTCCCGAGGTTATGGATGGCCGGGTCAAAACCCTTCACCCGGGCGTGCATGGCGGCCTGCTGGCAATCCGCGACGATGCCGAGCATCAGGCGGCGATGTCGGCACATGGCATCACCGCGATCGATCTGGCGGTGATCAATCTCTATCCCTTCGAGGAGGTTCGCGCGCAGGGCGGCGATTATCCGACGACGGTCGAGAACATCGATATCGGCGGCCCGGCGATGATCCGCGCATCCGCCAAGAACCACGCCTATGTCACAATTGTCACCGATCCGGCCGACTATCCGGTCCTGCTCGAAGAACTTGCAGCAGGCGCGACGACCTATGCCTTCCGCCAGAAGATGGCGGCCAAGGCCTATGCCCGCACGGCCGCCTATGACGCAGCCATTTCCAACTGGTTTGCCGAGGCGCTCGACACGCCGATGCCGCGCCACCGCGTTCTCGGCGGCGTCTTGAAGGAGGAGATGCGCTACGGTGAGAATCCGCACCAGAAGGCGGGCTTCTACGTCACCGGCGAGAACCGTCCGGGCGTTGCCACAGCTAAGCTGCTGCAGGGCAAGCAGCTTTCCTACAACAACATCAACGACACCGATGCCGCCTTCGAACTCGTCGCCGAGTTCCTGCCGGAAAAAGCCCCGGCCGTGGCGATCATCAAGCATGCCAATCCTTGCGGCGTGGCCACGGCCCCGACGCTGGTCGAAGCTTATCGACGCGCGCTTGCCTGCGATTCCACCTCAGCTTTTGGCGGCATCATCGCGCTCAACCAGATGCTCGATGCGGAAACGGCCGAAGCGATCGTCAAGCTCTTTACCGAAGTGATCATCGCGCCTGAGGTCAGCGATGAGGCCAAGGCCGTCATCGCCCGCAAGCCGAACCTGCGGCTCTTGACCACGGGCGCCCTGCCGGATCCGCGCATCCCCGGCCTTTCCGCCAAGACCGTATCCGGCGGCCTTCTCGTCCAGACCCGCGACAACGGCATGGTCGAAGACCTGGAGCTGAAGGTGGTGACCAAGCGTGCACCGACGGCGCAGGAACTGGAAGACATGAAGTTTGCCTTCAAGGTGGCAAAACACGTCAAGTCGAACGCCGTCGTCTATGCCAAGGATGGCCAGACCGCAGGCATCGGCGCCGGGCAGATGAGCCGGGTCGATTCGGCCCGCATCGCCGCGATCAAGGCCGAAGAAGCCGCCAAGGCGCTCGGCCTCGCAACGCCGTTGACGCGCGGCTCGGCCGTCGCCTCCGAGGCTTTCCTGCCGTTTGCCGATGGCTTGCTGTCGGCGATCGCTGCCGGTGCCACGGCGGTGATCCAGCCCGGTGGTTCGATGCGCGACGAGGAAGTGATTGCCGCGGCCGACGAGCATGGCGTTGCGATGGTCTTCACCGGTATGCGCCACTTCCGCCACTAA
- a CDS encoding heparinase II/III family protein — protein sequence MVFSGRRRLSYLYAREGWRRVSRRLSVGRVSSLRFTGSTPGRLIVAPTDLRAVDPFVAEEILEGRFPLAGRVLDTEGESPFEIDLPSLEFATRLHSFGWLRHLRAIREDAGFVRLRQIVDDWIATHGRNFGGIAWDADVIAQRIIAWLSHSPVVLRNAEHGFYRRFLKSLAFQVRYLRHIAETVRDGEARLRVRMALAMASVSMPSTPSAIRKASRHLDFELDRQILADGSHFSRSPRAGLELLLDLLPLRQTYVNLGHDVPSRLIPCIDRMYPALRFFRHQGGELALFNGATSVLAHELASVLRYDETAGEPFRSLPLAHYERLSIENTVVIVDTGRPLSVDLSRSAHAGCLSFEMSSGKTRFVINSGAPKFAGERFRQMARMTAAHSTVTVNDTSSSRFSQSRFLGPIITSGVSRVVVERKDEPGRQESVMANHDGYLSSFGILHERDIGVLNGGRMIRGRDRLSRADGSDPDETNLAVAVARFHIHPAVTIRQNNGREIYLTAPDGEIWLFACQDGELAVEEDIFFADPSGIRASSQLTVTFAVARQPEIQWTFSRTN from the coding sequence ATGGTGTTTTCCGGCAGGCGAAGGCTTTCTTATCTGTATGCGCGCGAAGGTTGGCGCCGCGTGTCGCGGCGACTTTCGGTCGGCCGCGTCTCGTCGCTGCGCTTTACCGGATCGACGCCCGGCCGCCTGATCGTTGCGCCGACGGACCTCAGAGCCGTCGATCCCTTCGTTGCCGAGGAGATCCTCGAGGGTCGCTTTCCGCTGGCTGGGCGGGTGCTCGACACCGAGGGCGAATCGCCCTTCGAGATCGACCTGCCGTCGCTGGAATTTGCCACCCGCCTGCATTCGTTCGGCTGGCTCAGGCATCTGCGGGCGATCCGCGAGGATGCCGGCTTCGTGCGCCTGCGGCAGATCGTTGACGACTGGATTGCCACCCACGGCCGCAATTTCGGAGGCATTGCCTGGGATGCCGACGTCATCGCCCAGCGCATCATCGCATGGCTCTCGCATTCGCCGGTGGTCCTGCGCAATGCCGAGCACGGCTTTTATCGCCGCTTCCTGAAAAGCCTGGCCTTCCAGGTTCGTTATCTCCGTCACATTGCCGAAACGGTCAGGGATGGCGAGGCTCGCCTGCGTGTGCGGATGGCGCTTGCCATGGCATCGGTTTCGATGCCGTCGACGCCGTCGGCGATCCGCAAGGCGTCGCGCCATCTCGATTTCGAGCTTGATCGGCAGATTCTCGCCGACGGCAGCCACTTTTCGCGCAGCCCGCGGGCCGGGCTTGAGTTGCTGCTCGACCTGCTGCCGCTGCGCCAGACCTATGTCAATCTGGGGCATGACGTGCCGTCGCGCCTGATCCCTTGCATCGATCGTATGTATCCGGCACTGCGCTTCTTCCGCCACCAGGGCGGCGAACTGGCGCTTTTCAACGGCGCGACCTCGGTGCTGGCGCATGAGCTTGCCTCGGTGCTGCGCTATGATGAAACCGCCGGCGAGCCATTCCGCTCGCTGCCTCTCGCGCATTACGAGCGCCTGTCGATCGAAAACACCGTGGTCATCGTCGATACCGGCCGGCCGCTTTCAGTCGACCTGTCGCGTAGCGCCCATGCCGGCTGCCTCTCGTTCGAAATGTCCTCGGGCAAGACGCGTTTCGTGATCAATTCGGGCGCGCCGAAATTTGCCGGCGAACGATTCCGCCAGATGGCACGGATGACCGCCGCCCACTCCACCGTGACCGTCAACGACACGTCCTCCTCACGCTTCTCGCAGTCACGGTTTCTGGGCCCGATCATCACCAGCGGCGTCTCGCGCGTCGTCGTCGAGCGCAAGGACGAACCGGGCCGCCAGGAATCCGTCATGGCAAACCATGACGGTTATCTCTCGTCCTTTGGGATCCTGCACGAGCGCGACATCGGCGTGCTGAACGGCGGCCGGATGATCCGTGGGCGTGACCGGCTTTCGCGCGCCGACGGCAGCGATCCTGATGAAACGAACCTGGCCGTGGCAGTCGCCCGCTTCCATATCCACCCGGCCGTCACTATTCGCCAGAACAACGGCCGCGAGATCTATCTGACCGCGCCCGATGGTGAAATCTGGCTGTTTGCCTGCCAGGACGGCGAGCTGGCGGTCGAGGAAGACATCTTCTTTGCCGATCCCTCGGGCATTCGCGCCTCGTCGCAGCTGACGGTGACCTTCGCCGTTGCCAGGCAGCCGGAGATCCAATGGACCTTCTCGCGCACGAACTGA
- a CDS encoding RsmB/NOP family class I SAM-dependent RNA methyltransferase — MSAENNNDSRPKQNRSRKEPAKSKRPAQEQRGPEKPGLRTRQAAAKILGAVVDRKTSLDGMLDHEHGNPAYRELSEADRALVRAILNSALRHLPRIQAAIGSMLQTPLPEGARALDHVLAVAAAQILYLDVPDHSAVDLAVEQAQADPRNRRFANLVNAILRRLSREKDTILENLRTVPAMPDWFFDRLVERYGREQADLIAEAQLTPAAIDLTVKSDPDAWAERLGGTVLPTGSVRLAEFSGSIPSLAGFSDGEWWVQDAAASIPARLFGSIAGKTVVDLCAAPGGKTAQLILAGAEVTALDQSSSRLRRLKGNLERLGLEAQMKETNMADFRPDELFDAALLDAPCSSTGTTRRHPDVLWTKGPEDIEKLALLQERLLRHALTVVKPGGIVVFSNCSLDPREGEEVVDRVVAAGDDYERVPVLAENWQGLEDAITPLGEVRTTPSMFPLDPPFAGGLDGFYAAVIRRK, encoded by the coding sequence ATGTCTGCCGAAAACAACAACGATTCACGTCCGAAACAAAACCGCTCGCGCAAGGAGCCGGCAAAGTCGAAGAGGCCTGCGCAAGAGCAGCGCGGTCCGGAGAAGCCCGGACTGCGCACGCGACAGGCAGCGGCCAAGATTCTCGGGGCGGTCGTCGATCGCAAGACCTCGCTCGATGGCATGCTCGATCATGAGCACGGAAATCCGGCCTACCGCGAACTGAGCGAGGCCGACCGGGCGCTGGTGCGCGCCATTCTCAATTCGGCATTGCGTCATCTGCCGCGCATCCAGGCGGCAATCGGCTCGATGCTGCAGACGCCGCTTCCGGAAGGCGCGCGCGCTCTCGACCATGTGCTCGCAGTGGCTGCCGCGCAGATCCTCTATCTCGACGTTCCTGATCATTCCGCCGTCGATCTTGCCGTCGAGCAGGCGCAGGCCGATCCGCGAAACCGCCGGTTTGCCAATCTGGTCAATGCCATCCTTCGCCGCCTGTCGCGCGAGAAGGACACGATCCTGGAAAATCTGCGAACCGTTCCTGCGATGCCGGACTGGTTCTTCGACAGGCTGGTCGAGCGTTATGGACGCGAACAGGCCGATCTCATCGCCGAAGCGCAACTGACCCCAGCGGCGATCGATCTGACTGTCAAGTCGGATCCGGATGCCTGGGCCGAGCGGCTCGGCGGTACGGTGCTGCCGACAGGCTCAGTCCGCCTTGCAGAATTCTCGGGCTCTATCCCCTCCTTAGCCGGATTCTCCGATGGCGAGTGGTGGGTTCAGGATGCGGCCGCATCCATCCCTGCCCGTCTTTTCGGGTCGATTGCCGGGAAGACCGTCGTCGATCTCTGCGCGGCACCCGGTGGTAAGACGGCGCAGCTTATCCTCGCCGGTGCCGAGGTGACGGCGCTTGATCAGTCGTCGAGCCGGCTGAGGCGTCTGAAGGGCAATCTCGAGCGATTGGGCCTGGAAGCGCAGATGAAAGAGACCAACATGGCCGACTTTCGGCCGGACGAACTTTTCGATGCCGCCTTGCTCGATGCCCCCTGTTCGTCGACCGGAACGACCCGCCGTCACCCGGATGTGCTTTGGACCAAGGGTCCGGAGGACATCGAGAAGCTTGCGCTGCTTCAGGAGCGCCTGCTGCGCCACGCGCTGACGGTGGTCAAGCCGGGCGGCATCGTCGTGTTCTCCAATTGCTCGCTTGACCCACGCGAAGGCGAGGAAGTGGTCGACCGGGTGGTCGCAGCCGGCGATGATTATGAGCGGGTGCCGGTTCTGGCTGAGAATTGGCAGGGCCTTGAAGATGCGATCACCCCGCTCGGCGAAGTGCGCACCACGCCATCGATGTTCCCGCTCGATCCACCCTTTGCCGGTGGACTCGACGGATTCTACGCCGCCGTGATTCGCCGCAAATAA
- the htpX gene encoding zinc metalloprotease HtpX has product MNLVRTAMLLAVMTALFMAVGFAIGGRGGMMIAFVIAAGMNFFSYWYSDRMVLRMYRAQEVDERSAPEYYGIVRDLAENAGLPMPRVYVIDNPQPNAFATGRNPQNAAVAASTGLLNALSYDEVAGVMAHELAHVQNRDTLTMTLTATLAGAISMLGNFAFLFGGNRENNNNPLGFVGVLIAMIVAPMAAMLVQMAISRTREYSADRRGAEICGKPLALASALQKIAGAAHRIHNDDAERNPATAHMFIINPLSGERMDNLFSTHPNTENRIAALQQMAQEMSMGSTPPVRADNPVRKSRSVPSTGWGRGGSEPPKGPWS; this is encoded by the coding sequence ATGAACCTCGTTCGCACCGCCATGCTGCTTGCAGTGATGACCGCCCTGTTCATGGCGGTTGGCTTCGCCATTGGTGGACGTGGCGGCATGATGATTGCGTTCGTCATCGCCGCCGGTATGAATTTCTTCTCGTACTGGTATTCCGACCGCATGGTGCTGCGCATGTACCGTGCGCAGGAGGTCGATGAACGCAGCGCCCCGGAATATTACGGCATCGTGCGCGATCTCGCTGAGAATGCCGGCCTGCCGATGCCGCGGGTCTATGTCATCGACAACCCGCAGCCGAACGCCTTTGCAACCGGACGCAACCCGCAGAACGCCGCCGTTGCCGCCTCGACCGGACTGCTCAACGCGCTCTCCTACGACGAGGTCGCCGGCGTCATGGCGCATGAACTGGCGCACGTCCAGAACCGCGATACCCTGACAATGACGCTGACAGCCACGCTTGCCGGCGCCATTTCGATGCTGGGCAACTTCGCCTTCCTGTTTGGCGGCAATCGCGAAAACAACAACAACCCGCTCGGTTTTGTCGGGGTGCTGATTGCAATGATCGTCGCGCCGATGGCGGCCATGCTGGTGCAGATGGCGATCAGCCGTACCCGGGAATATTCCGCCGATCGCCGTGGCGCCGAAATCTGTGGCAAGCCCCTGGCTCTCGCCTCGGCGCTGCAGAAGATCGCTGGTGCTGCCCATCGGATTCACAATGACGATGCCGAGCGCAACCCGGCAACCGCGCATATGTTCATCATCAATCCGCTCTCAGGCGAGCGCATGGACAACCTGTTTTCGACCCATCCGAACACTGAAAACCGGATTGCGGCCCTGCAACAGATGGCGCAGGAGATGTCCATGGGGTCGACGCCGCCGGTTCGGGCTGATAATCCGGTGCGCAAATCGCGCTCTGTTCCCTCTACCGGTTGGGGTCGCGGTGGTTCCGAACCGCCGAAAGGTCCCTGGTCCTGA
- a CDS encoding DUF1674 domain-containing protein, which produces MQNDNDNAPDRPKKPLPAAAMRALKEAEERRQAEAEKVMPTEIGGRGGADPARFGDWEIKGRAIDF; this is translated from the coding sequence ATGCAGAACGACAACGACAATGCCCCCGACCGCCCGAAAAAGCCGCTGCCTGCCGCGGCCATGCGCGCGCTGAAGGAAGCGGAGGAGCGTCGGCAGGCTGAAGCGGAGAAGGTTATGCCGACAGAAATCGGCGGCCGCGGCGGCGCCGACCCGGCACGCTTCGGCGACTGGGAAATCAAGGGTAGGGCGATCGATTTCTGA
- the acs gene encoding acetate--CoA ligase, producing the protein MSAKIYPVLKSAKSRTLLDNATYLKWYEESVEDPAKFWGKHGKRIDWFKPYTKVKNTSFKGKVSIKWYEDGLTNVSYNCIDRHLKTHGEKTAIIWEGDNPYIDKKITYNQLYEQVCRLANVLKKHGVKKGDRVTIYMPMIPEASYAMLACARIGAIHSVVFGGFSPDALAGRIVDCESTFVITCDEGVRGGKPVPLKENTDTAIDIAAKQHVIVNKVLVVRRTGGKIGWAPGRDLWYHQETATVKPHCEPAKMKAEDPLFILYTSGSTGKPKGVLHTTGGYLVYASMTHEYVFDYRDGDIYWCTADVGWVTGHSYIVYGPLANAATTVMFEGVPNFPDAGRFWEVIDKHKVNVFYTAPTAIRSLMGAGDDFVKRASRSSLRLLGSVGEPINPEAWEWYYNVVGDQKSPIVDTWWQTETGGILITPLPGATDLKPGSATRPFFGVQPQLVDNEGNVLEGPADGNLCITDSWPGQMRTIYGDHARFGQTYFATYKGKYFTGDGCRRDEDGYYWITGRVDDVLNVSGHRLGTAEVESALVSHHLVSEAAVVGYPHPIKGQGIYCYVSLMAGEVGNDDLRQALVKHVRSEIGPIATPDKIQFAPGLPKTRSGKIMRRILRKIAEDDFGALGDTSTLADPAVVEDLIANRQNKA; encoded by the coding sequence ATGTCCGCCAAGATCTATCCGGTGTTGAAGTCTGCCAAGAGCCGGACGCTGCTCGATAACGCGACCTATCTGAAGTGGTATGAGGAAAGTGTCGAGGACCCGGCCAAGTTCTGGGGCAAACACGGCAAACGGATCGACTGGTTCAAGCCCTATACCAAGGTCAAGAACACCTCTTTCAAGGGCAAGGTCTCGATCAAGTGGTACGAGGACGGCCTCACCAACGTCTCCTACAATTGCATCGACCGCCACCTGAAGACGCACGGCGAAAAGACGGCGATCATCTGGGAAGGCGACAACCCCTATATCGACAAGAAGATCACCTACAACCAGCTCTACGAGCAGGTTTGTCGGCTTGCCAACGTCCTGAAGAAGCATGGCGTCAAGAAGGGCGACCGCGTCACCATCTACATGCCGATGATCCCGGAAGCATCCTACGCGATGCTTGCCTGCGCGCGCATCGGCGCCATTCATTCGGTCGTGTTCGGCGGCTTCTCGCCGGACGCGCTCGCCGGCCGCATCGTCGACTGCGAATCCACCTTCGTCATCACCTGTGACGAGGGCGTGCGCGGTGGCAAGCCGGTGCCGCTGAAGGAAAATACCGACACCGCGATCGACATCGCCGCCAAGCAGCACGTGATCGTCAACAAGGTGCTGGTCGTGCGCCGCACCGGCGGCAAGATCGGCTGGGCGCCGGGCCGCGACCTCTGGTACCACCAGGAAACTGCGACCGTGAAGCCGCATTGCGAGCCGGCGAAGATGAAGGCGGAAGACCCGTTGTTCATCCTCTACACCTCGGGCTCGACCGGCAAGCCGAAGGGCGTGCTGCACACCACCGGCGGCTACCTCGTCTATGCCTCGATGACCCATGAATACGTGTTCGACTATCGCGACGGCGATATCTATTGGTGCACGGCGGATGTCGGCTGGGTGACCGGCCATTCCTACATCGTCTACGGACCGCTCGCCAACGCGGCGACCACCGTGATGTTCGAGGGCGTTCCGAACTTCCCCGACGCAGGCCGCTTCTGGGAAGTCATCGACAAGCACAAGGTCAACGTCTTCTACACCGCGCCGACGGCAATCCGCTCGCTGATGGGCGCCGGCGACGATTTCGTCAAGCGCGCCTCGCGCTCGTCGCTGCGCCTGCTCGGTTCGGTCGGCGAACCGATCAACCCGGAAGCCTGGGAATGGTACTACAACGTCGTTGGCGATCAGAAATCGCCGATCGTCGACACCTGGTGGCAGACGGAAACCGGCGGCATCCTGATCACGCCGCTGCCGGGCGCGACCGATCTCAAGCCCGGATCGGCGACGCGGCCCTTCTTCGGCGTCCAGCCGCAGCTGGTCGACAACGAAGGCAACGTGCTCGAAGGACCTGCCGACGGCAACCTCTGCATCACCGACAGCTGGCCCGGCCAGATGCGCACGATCTATGGCGATCATGCACGCTTCGGCCAGACCTACTTCGCCACCTACAAGGGCAAGTATTTTACGGGTGACGGCTGCCGTCGCGACGAGGATGGCTACTATTGGATCACCGGCCGCGTCGACGACGTGCTCAACGTCTCCGGACACCGGCTGGGCACGGCCGAAGTCGAATCGGCGCTTGTCTCGCACCATCTGGTGTCCGAGGCAGCCGTCGTCGGCTATCCGCACCCGATCAAGGGACAGGGCATCTACTGCTACGTCTCGCTGATGGCGGGTGAGGTCGGCAATGACGATCTGCGTCAGGCGCTGGTAAAGCACGTCCGCTCGGAAATCGGCCCGATCGCGACGCCAGACAAGATCCAGTTTGCCCCCGGCCTGCCGAAGACCCGCTCGGGCAAGATCATGCGCCGCATCCTGCGCAAGATCGCGGAAGACGATTTCGGTGCGCTTGGTGACACCTCAACGCTTGCCGATCCGGCTGTTGTGGAAGACCTGATCGCCAACCGGCAGAACAAGGCTTAA
- a CDS encoding DUF1013 domain-containing protein, whose translation MAQQLLMPKATAVWLVDNTALSFEQIATFCKLHPLEVKAIADGESAQGIKGLDPIATGQLSRDEIARAEANPNHKLKLSEPKVRVPDSKRKGPRYTPVSKRQDRPNAILWLVRNHPELKDAQISRLVGTTKSTIEQIRERTHWNSTNLTPMDPVTLGLCSQIDLDLEVERAAKGRPLPTAAELGATLEAAQETEKLNFSYEREEEKEIDADAVFAKLKSLKSDRKDEDEDDQY comes from the coding sequence ATGGCTCAGCAACTGCTTATGCCCAAGGCAACAGCCGTCTGGCTCGTCGACAATACGGCATTGTCGTTCGAACAGATTGCAACGTTTTGCAAGCTGCATCCGCTCGAAGTGAAGGCGATCGCAGACGGTGAATCGGCACAGGGCATCAAGGGTCTAGATCCAATCGCAACCGGACAGCTGTCGCGCGACGAGATCGCCCGCGCCGAGGCAAATCCGAACCACAAGCTCAAGCTTTCGGAGCCGAAAGTCCGTGTTCCCGACTCCAAGCGCAAGGGCCCGCGCTACACGCCGGTCTCCAAGCGCCAGGATCGCCCGAATGCCATTCTCTGGCTGGTTCGCAACCATCCCGAGCTGAAGGACGCGCAGATTTCCCGCCTCGTCGGCACCACGAAGTCGACGATCGAGCAGATTCGCGAGCGCACCCACTGGAACTCGACGAACCTGACGCCGATGGATCCGGTAACGCTTGGCCTGTGCTCGCAGATCGATCTCGACCTTGAAGTCGAACGCGCCGCCAAGGGCCGTCCGCTGCCGACAGCCGCCGAGCTCGGCGCGACGCTCGAAGCAGCCCAGGAAACAGAAAAGCTCAACTTCAGCTACGAGCGCGAAGAAGAGAAGGAAATCGATGCGGATGCCGTCTTCGCCAAGCTCAAGTCGCTGAAGTCGGATCGCAAGGACGAGGACGAAGACGATCAATATTGA
- a CDS encoding ectoine synthase, which yields MFVRSLQDIEATDHFVEWGSGTSHRLLTEKDGMGFTVCHTVVRANTVSLLEYRNHLEACYCIAGQGEVEDMQGNVFPIRQGDIYVLDQHDKHFLRGGKNEDLILVSVFNPPLKGTERHNLKDQSGSAY from the coding sequence ATGTTCGTGCGCAGCCTGCAGGATATCGAGGCCACCGATCATTTCGTCGAATGGGGGAGCGGCACCAGCCACCGACTGCTGACGGAAAAAGATGGCATGGGTTTTACCGTTTGCCACACCGTCGTTCGCGCCAATACGGTCTCATTGCTGGAGTACCGCAACCATCTTGAGGCTTGCTACTGCATCGCCGGCCAGGGCGAGGTGGAGGATATGCAGGGCAATGTCTTTCCGATTCGTCAGGGCGACATCTACGTGCTCGATCAGCACGACAAACATTTCCTGCGGGGAGGAAAAAATGAGGATCTCATCCTCGTCAGTGTCTTCAATCCACCGCTCAAGGGGACCGAGCGCCACAATCTGAAGGACCAGTCCGGTTCGGCCTACTGA